Proteins from a genomic interval of Colletes latitarsis isolate SP2378_abdomen chromosome 3, iyColLati1, whole genome shotgun sequence:
- the LOC143340294 gene encoding palmitoyltransferase ZDHHC2 isoform X4, with the protein MFICKTVNRMGKQNESCWWCVKTLNWIPVIFIFTIIVWSYYAYVVQLCFYTIDNYVQKAFYLFFYHILFLLFLWSYWQTVFTDLIEVPDMFRIPDAEMEKFQQAETEEVQKQILERFAQDLPVTNFTIKGVIRFCKKCQLIKPDRAHHCNVCKTCVLKMDHHCPWVNNCVGFHNYKFFMLFLAYALLYCIFITATTLQYFIRFWKGELDGMGKFHLLFLFFVALMFAVSLNSLFLYHCYLVLHNRSTLEAFTAPMFRTGKDKDGFSLGKYNNFQEVFGDNAKFWFLPIFTSLGNGVTYPVRAQHQGPPNTYDSMGSTRNSIKYSDYKNSIDKEFIVNL; encoded by the exons ATGTTTATCTGTAAGACAGTGAATAGAATGGGAAAACAAAACGAATCTTGTTGGTGGTGCGTGAAAACCTTGAATTGGATACCAGTTATTTTCATCTTTACAATTATCGTGTGGTCGTATTATGCTTATGTGGTGCAGTTATGCTTTT ATACAATAGATAATTATGTTCAGAAag CCTTTTACTTGTTTTTCTATCACATcctatttctattatttttgtGGTCCTATTGGCAAACTGTATTTACAGACTTAATAGAAGTACCAGACATG TTTAGAATACCAGATGCAGAaatggaaaaatttcaacaagCTGAAACAGAAGAAGTACAGAAACAAATCTTAGAAAGATTTGCACAAGATCTTCCAGTTACAAATTTCACTATTAAAGGAG TAATACGTTTCTGTAAGAAATGTCAGTTAATTAAGCCAGATCGAGCACACCATTGCAATGTATGCAAAACGTGTGTTTTAAAAATGGATCATCACTGTCCATGGGTAAACAACTGTGTAGGCTTTCACAACTATAAATTCTTCATGTTGTTTTTGGCATATGCTCTTCTTTATTGTATATTTATTACTGCTACAACTTTACAATATTTCATACGTTTTTGGAAA ggAGAACTGGATGGAATGGGCAAATTTCATCTGTTGTTTTTATTCTTTGTGGCACTGATGTTTGCAGTTAGCCTAAATTCCCTTTTTCTATACCATTGTTACCTTGTTTTACATAATAGGTCTACATTAG AGGCATTTACAGCACCAATGTTTCGTACAGGGAAGGATAAAGATGGTTTTAGTCTTGGAAAGTACAATAATTTCCAAGAAGTATTTGGTGATAATGCTAAATTCTGGTTCCTTCCCATTTTTACTAG TCTCGGAAATGGTGTCACCTATCCAGTACGCGCGCAACATCAAGGCCCACCCAATACTTACGACTCCATGGGCAGTACTCGAAACAG CATAAAATATTCTGATTATAAAAATTCGATCGATAAAGAGTTTATTGTAAACTTATAG
- the LOC143340294 gene encoding palmitoyltransferase ZDHHC15B isoform X2, whose amino-acid sequence MFICKTVNRMGKQNESCWWCVKTLNWIPVIFIFTIIVWSYYAYVVQLCFYTIDNYVQKAFYLFFYHILFLLFLWSYWQTVFTDLIEVPDMFRIPDAEMEKFQQAETEEVQKQILERFAQDLPVTNFTIKGVIRFCKKCQLIKPDRAHHCNVCKTCVLKMDHHCPWVNNCVGFHNYKFFMLFLAYALLYCIFITATTLQYFIRFWKGELDGMGKFHLLFLFFVALMFAVSLNSLFLYHCYLVLHNRSTLEAFTAPMFRTGKDKDGFSLGKYNNFQEVFGDNAKFWFLPIFTSLGNGVTYPVRAQHQGPPNTYDSMGSTRNSFGDGVNFPERLCNEDTHTLLGHTTQQWGDETELDSPPPYGSQSA is encoded by the exons ATGTTTATCTGTAAGACAGTGAATAGAATGGGAAAACAAAACGAATCTTGTTGGTGGTGCGTGAAAACCTTGAATTGGATACCAGTTATTTTCATCTTTACAATTATCGTGTGGTCGTATTATGCTTATGTGGTGCAGTTATGCTTTT ATACAATAGATAATTATGTTCAGAAag CCTTTTACTTGTTTTTCTATCACATcctatttctattatttttgtGGTCCTATTGGCAAACTGTATTTACAGACTTAATAGAAGTACCAGACATG TTTAGAATACCAGATGCAGAaatggaaaaatttcaacaagCTGAAACAGAAGAAGTACAGAAACAAATCTTAGAAAGATTTGCACAAGATCTTCCAGTTACAAATTTCACTATTAAAGGAG TAATACGTTTCTGTAAGAAATGTCAGTTAATTAAGCCAGATCGAGCACACCATTGCAATGTATGCAAAACGTGTGTTTTAAAAATGGATCATCACTGTCCATGGGTAAACAACTGTGTAGGCTTTCACAACTATAAATTCTTCATGTTGTTTTTGGCATATGCTCTTCTTTATTGTATATTTATTACTGCTACAACTTTACAATATTTCATACGTTTTTGGAAA ggAGAACTGGATGGAATGGGCAAATTTCATCTGTTGTTTTTATTCTTTGTGGCACTGATGTTTGCAGTTAGCCTAAATTCCCTTTTTCTATACCATTGTTACCTTGTTTTACATAATAGGTCTACATTAG AGGCATTTACAGCACCAATGTTTCGTACAGGGAAGGATAAAGATGGTTTTAGTCTTGGAAAGTACAATAATTTCCAAGAAGTATTTGGTGATAATGCTAAATTCTGGTTCCTTCCCATTTTTACTAG TCTCGGAAATGGTGTCACCTATCCAGTACGCGCGCAACATCAAGGCCCACCCAATACTTACGACTCCATGGGCAGTACTCGAAACAG TTTTGGCGATGGGGTAAACTTTCCTGAACGGCTGTGCAATGAAGACACACATACTCTGTTGGGACATACTACCCAACAGTGGGGTGATGAGACCGAGCTTGACTCTCCACCTCCCTATGGGTCGCAATCAG CATAA
- the LOC143340294 gene encoding palmitoyltransferase ZDHHC2 isoform X5, translating to MFICKTVNRMGKQNESCWWCVKTLNWIPVIFIFTIIVWSYYAYVVQLCFYTIDNYVQKAFYLFFYHILFLLFLWSYWQTVFTDLIEVPDMFRIPDAEMEKFQQAETEEVQKQILERFAQDLPVTNFTIKGVIRFCKKCQLIKPDRAHHCNVCKTCVLKMDHHCPWVNNCVGFHNYKFFMLFLAYALLYCIFITATTLQYFIRFWKGELDGMGKFHLLFLFFVALMFAVSLNSLFLYHCYLVLHNRSTLEAFTAPMFRTGKDKDGFSLGKYNNFQEVFGDNAKFWFLPIFTSFGDGVNFPERLCNEDTHTLLGHTTQQWGDETELDSPPPYGSQSALL from the exons ATGTTTATCTGTAAGACAGTGAATAGAATGGGAAAACAAAACGAATCTTGTTGGTGGTGCGTGAAAACCTTGAATTGGATACCAGTTATTTTCATCTTTACAATTATCGTGTGGTCGTATTATGCTTATGTGGTGCAGTTATGCTTTT ATACAATAGATAATTATGTTCAGAAag CCTTTTACTTGTTTTTCTATCACATcctatttctattatttttgtGGTCCTATTGGCAAACTGTATTTACAGACTTAATAGAAGTACCAGACATG TTTAGAATACCAGATGCAGAaatggaaaaatttcaacaagCTGAAACAGAAGAAGTACAGAAACAAATCTTAGAAAGATTTGCACAAGATCTTCCAGTTACAAATTTCACTATTAAAGGAG TAATACGTTTCTGTAAGAAATGTCAGTTAATTAAGCCAGATCGAGCACACCATTGCAATGTATGCAAAACGTGTGTTTTAAAAATGGATCATCACTGTCCATGGGTAAACAACTGTGTAGGCTTTCACAACTATAAATTCTTCATGTTGTTTTTGGCATATGCTCTTCTTTATTGTATATTTATTACTGCTACAACTTTACAATATTTCATACGTTTTTGGAAA ggAGAACTGGATGGAATGGGCAAATTTCATCTGTTGTTTTTATTCTTTGTGGCACTGATGTTTGCAGTTAGCCTAAATTCCCTTTTTCTATACCATTGTTACCTTGTTTTACATAATAGGTCTACATTAG AGGCATTTACAGCACCAATGTTTCGTACAGGGAAGGATAAAGATGGTTTTAGTCTTGGAAAGTACAATAATTTCCAAGAAGTATTTGGTGATAATGCTAAATTCTGGTTCCTTCCCATTTTTACTAG TTTTGGCGATGGGGTAAACTTTCCTGAACGGCTGTGCAATGAAGACACACATACTCTGTTGGGACATACTACCCAACAGTGGGGTGATGAGACCGAGCTTGACTCTCCACCTCCCTATGGGTCGCAATCAG
- the LOC143340294 gene encoding palmitoyltransferase ZDHHC15B isoform X1 has protein sequence MFICKTVNRMGKQNESCWWCVKTLNWIPVIFIFTIIVWSYYAYVVQLCFYTIDNYVQKAFYLFFYHILFLLFLWSYWQTVFTDLIEVPDMFRIPDAEMEKFQQAETEEVQKQILERFAQDLPVTNFTIKGVIRFCKKCQLIKPDRAHHCNVCKTCVLKMDHHCPWVNNCVGFHNYKFFMLFLAYALLYCIFITATTLQYFIRFWKGELDGMGKFHLLFLFFVALMFAVSLNSLFLYHCYLVLHNRSTLEAFTAPMFRTGKDKDGFSLGKYNNFQEVFGDNAKFWFLPIFTSLGNGVTYPVRAQHQGPPNTYDSMGSTRNSFGDGVNFPERLCNEDTHTLLGHTTQQWGDETELDSPPPYGSQSALL, from the exons ATGTTTATCTGTAAGACAGTGAATAGAATGGGAAAACAAAACGAATCTTGTTGGTGGTGCGTGAAAACCTTGAATTGGATACCAGTTATTTTCATCTTTACAATTATCGTGTGGTCGTATTATGCTTATGTGGTGCAGTTATGCTTTT ATACAATAGATAATTATGTTCAGAAag CCTTTTACTTGTTTTTCTATCACATcctatttctattatttttgtGGTCCTATTGGCAAACTGTATTTACAGACTTAATAGAAGTACCAGACATG TTTAGAATACCAGATGCAGAaatggaaaaatttcaacaagCTGAAACAGAAGAAGTACAGAAACAAATCTTAGAAAGATTTGCACAAGATCTTCCAGTTACAAATTTCACTATTAAAGGAG TAATACGTTTCTGTAAGAAATGTCAGTTAATTAAGCCAGATCGAGCACACCATTGCAATGTATGCAAAACGTGTGTTTTAAAAATGGATCATCACTGTCCATGGGTAAACAACTGTGTAGGCTTTCACAACTATAAATTCTTCATGTTGTTTTTGGCATATGCTCTTCTTTATTGTATATTTATTACTGCTACAACTTTACAATATTTCATACGTTTTTGGAAA ggAGAACTGGATGGAATGGGCAAATTTCATCTGTTGTTTTTATTCTTTGTGGCACTGATGTTTGCAGTTAGCCTAAATTCCCTTTTTCTATACCATTGTTACCTTGTTTTACATAATAGGTCTACATTAG AGGCATTTACAGCACCAATGTTTCGTACAGGGAAGGATAAAGATGGTTTTAGTCTTGGAAAGTACAATAATTTCCAAGAAGTATTTGGTGATAATGCTAAATTCTGGTTCCTTCCCATTTTTACTAG TCTCGGAAATGGTGTCACCTATCCAGTACGCGCGCAACATCAAGGCCCACCCAATACTTACGACTCCATGGGCAGTACTCGAAACAG TTTTGGCGATGGGGTAAACTTTCCTGAACGGCTGTGCAATGAAGACACACATACTCTGTTGGGACATACTACCCAACAGTGGGGTGATGAGACCGAGCTTGACTCTCCACCTCCCTATGGGTCGCAATCAG
- the LOC143340294 gene encoding palmitoyltransferase ZDHHC2 isoform X7 — protein sequence MFICKTVNRMGKQNESCWWCVKTLNWIPVIFIFTIIVWSYYAYVVQLCFYTIDNYVQKAFYLFFYHILFLLFLWSYWQTVFTDLIEVPDMFRIPDAEMEKFQQAETEEVQKQILERFAQDLPVTNFTIKGVIRFCKKCQLIKPDRAHHCNVCKTCVLKMDHHCPWVNNCVGFHNYKFFMLFLAYALLYCIFITATTLQYFIRFWKGELDGMGKFHLLFLFFVALMFAVSLNSLFLYHCYLVLHNRSTLEAFTAPMFRTGKDKDGFSLGKYNNFQEVFGDNAKFWFLPIFTRVWVTVLAMG from the exons ATGTTTATCTGTAAGACAGTGAATAGAATGGGAAAACAAAACGAATCTTGTTGGTGGTGCGTGAAAACCTTGAATTGGATACCAGTTATTTTCATCTTTACAATTATCGTGTGGTCGTATTATGCTTATGTGGTGCAGTTATGCTTTT ATACAATAGATAATTATGTTCAGAAag CCTTTTACTTGTTTTTCTATCACATcctatttctattatttttgtGGTCCTATTGGCAAACTGTATTTACAGACTTAATAGAAGTACCAGACATG TTTAGAATACCAGATGCAGAaatggaaaaatttcaacaagCTGAAACAGAAGAAGTACAGAAACAAATCTTAGAAAGATTTGCACAAGATCTTCCAGTTACAAATTTCACTATTAAAGGAG TAATACGTTTCTGTAAGAAATGTCAGTTAATTAAGCCAGATCGAGCACACCATTGCAATGTATGCAAAACGTGTGTTTTAAAAATGGATCATCACTGTCCATGGGTAAACAACTGTGTAGGCTTTCACAACTATAAATTCTTCATGTTGTTTTTGGCATATGCTCTTCTTTATTGTATATTTATTACTGCTACAACTTTACAATATTTCATACGTTTTTGGAAA ggAGAACTGGATGGAATGGGCAAATTTCATCTGTTGTTTTTATTCTTTGTGGCACTGATGTTTGCAGTTAGCCTAAATTCCCTTTTTCTATACCATTGTTACCTTGTTTTACATAATAGGTCTACATTAG AGGCATTTACAGCACCAATGTTTCGTACAGGGAAGGATAAAGATGGTTTTAGTCTTGGAAAGTACAATAATTTCCAAGAAGTATTTGGTGATAATGCTAAATTCTGGTTCCTTCCCATTTTTACTAG GGTGTGGGTTACAGTTTTGGCGATGGGGTAA
- the LOC143340294 gene encoding palmitoyltransferase ZDHHC2 isoform X6 — MFICKTVNRMGKQNESCWWCVKTLNWIPVIFIFTIIVWSYYAYVVQLCFYTIDNYVQKAFYLFFYHILFLLFLWSYWQTVFTDLIEVPDMFRIPDAEMEKFQQAETEEVQKQILERFAQDLPVTNFTIKGVIRFCKKCQLIKPDRAHHCNVCKTCVLKMDHHCPWVNNCVGFHNYKFFMLFLAYALLYCIFITATTLQYFIRFWKGELDGMGKFHLLFLFFVALMFAVSLNSLFLYHCYLVLHNRSTLEAFTAPMFRTGKDKDGFSLGKYNNFQEVFGDNAKFWFLPIFTSLGNGVTYPVRAQHQGPPNTYDSMGSTRNRVPE, encoded by the exons ATGTTTATCTGTAAGACAGTGAATAGAATGGGAAAACAAAACGAATCTTGTTGGTGGTGCGTGAAAACCTTGAATTGGATACCAGTTATTTTCATCTTTACAATTATCGTGTGGTCGTATTATGCTTATGTGGTGCAGTTATGCTTTT ATACAATAGATAATTATGTTCAGAAag CCTTTTACTTGTTTTTCTATCACATcctatttctattatttttgtGGTCCTATTGGCAAACTGTATTTACAGACTTAATAGAAGTACCAGACATG TTTAGAATACCAGATGCAGAaatggaaaaatttcaacaagCTGAAACAGAAGAAGTACAGAAACAAATCTTAGAAAGATTTGCACAAGATCTTCCAGTTACAAATTTCACTATTAAAGGAG TAATACGTTTCTGTAAGAAATGTCAGTTAATTAAGCCAGATCGAGCACACCATTGCAATGTATGCAAAACGTGTGTTTTAAAAATGGATCATCACTGTCCATGGGTAAACAACTGTGTAGGCTTTCACAACTATAAATTCTTCATGTTGTTTTTGGCATATGCTCTTCTTTATTGTATATTTATTACTGCTACAACTTTACAATATTTCATACGTTTTTGGAAA ggAGAACTGGATGGAATGGGCAAATTTCATCTGTTGTTTTTATTCTTTGTGGCACTGATGTTTGCAGTTAGCCTAAATTCCCTTTTTCTATACCATTGTTACCTTGTTTTACATAATAGGTCTACATTAG AGGCATTTACAGCACCAATGTTTCGTACAGGGAAGGATAAAGATGGTTTTAGTCTTGGAAAGTACAATAATTTCCAAGAAGTATTTGGTGATAATGCTAAATTCTGGTTCCTTCCCATTTTTACTAG TCTCGGAAATGGTGTCACCTATCCAGTACGCGCGCAACATCAAGGCCCACCCAATACTTACGACTCCATGGGCAGTACTCGAAACAG AGTTCCAGAGTAA
- the LOC143340294 gene encoding palmitoyltransferase ZDHHC2 isoform X3: MFICKTVNRMGKQNESCWWCVKTLNWIPVIFIFTIIVWSYYAYVVQLCFYTIDNYVQKAFYLFFYHILFLLFLWSYWQTVFTDLIEVPDMFRIPDAEMEKFQQAETEEVQKQILERFAQDLPVTNFTIKGVIRFCKKCQLIKPDRAHHCNVCKTCVLKMDHHCPWVNNCVGFHNYKFFMLFLAYALLYCIFITATTLQYFIRFWKGELDGMGKFHLLFLFFVALMFAVSLNSLFLYHCYLVLHNRSTLEAFTAPMFRTGKDKDGFSLGKYNNFQEVFGDNAKFWFLPIFTSLGNGVTYPVRAQHQGPPNTYDSMGSTRNSTAIIGSAADANQPLVDTTEVV, from the exons ATGTTTATCTGTAAGACAGTGAATAGAATGGGAAAACAAAACGAATCTTGTTGGTGGTGCGTGAAAACCTTGAATTGGATACCAGTTATTTTCATCTTTACAATTATCGTGTGGTCGTATTATGCTTATGTGGTGCAGTTATGCTTTT ATACAATAGATAATTATGTTCAGAAag CCTTTTACTTGTTTTTCTATCACATcctatttctattatttttgtGGTCCTATTGGCAAACTGTATTTACAGACTTAATAGAAGTACCAGACATG TTTAGAATACCAGATGCAGAaatggaaaaatttcaacaagCTGAAACAGAAGAAGTACAGAAACAAATCTTAGAAAGATTTGCACAAGATCTTCCAGTTACAAATTTCACTATTAAAGGAG TAATACGTTTCTGTAAGAAATGTCAGTTAATTAAGCCAGATCGAGCACACCATTGCAATGTATGCAAAACGTGTGTTTTAAAAATGGATCATCACTGTCCATGGGTAAACAACTGTGTAGGCTTTCACAACTATAAATTCTTCATGTTGTTTTTGGCATATGCTCTTCTTTATTGTATATTTATTACTGCTACAACTTTACAATATTTCATACGTTTTTGGAAA ggAGAACTGGATGGAATGGGCAAATTTCATCTGTTGTTTTTATTCTTTGTGGCACTGATGTTTGCAGTTAGCCTAAATTCCCTTTTTCTATACCATTGTTACCTTGTTTTACATAATAGGTCTACATTAG AGGCATTTACAGCACCAATGTTTCGTACAGGGAAGGATAAAGATGGTTTTAGTCTTGGAAAGTACAATAATTTCCAAGAAGTATTTGGTGATAATGCTAAATTCTGGTTCCTTCCCATTTTTACTAG TCTCGGAAATGGTGTCACCTATCCAGTACGCGCGCAACATCAAGGCCCACCCAATACTTACGACTCCATGGGCAGTACTCGAAACAG
- the Ifc gene encoding delta4-sphingolipid-FADS-like protein ifc isoform X1, which yields MGQHVTKTDFEWVYTEEPHASRRKIILEKYPQITKLFGHDPMFKWIVTGMVLIQLITMFFVKDLNYPMLLLLAYCFGGVINHSLMLAIHEIAHNLAFGHARPRANRLFGYFANLPIGIPISSSFKKYHLIHHRYQGDEVLDTDLPTLLEAKLFCTTFGKFCWICLQPFFYAFRPFFVYPLKPTLIEFINLAIQLTFDALVWYFLGGKVIVYLLSGSVMAMGLHPVAGHFISEHYMYAKGFETYSYYGPLNWITFNVGYHNEHHDFPAVPGSRLPDVKRIASEYYDTLPQHNSWISVLYDFVMDPDIGPYARMKRKHRGLSS from the exons ATGGGTCAACACGTTACGAAGACCGACTTCGAATGGGTTTATACGGAAGAACCgcatgcatcacgtcgtaaaatAATTTTAG AGAAATATCCACAAATAACGAAATTGTTTGGACATGATCCAATGTTTAAATGGATAGTCACAGGAATGGTTTTAATTCAATTAATAACCATGTTTTTTGTAAAAGATTTAAACTATCCAATGTTGTTGCTTTTAGCATACTGTTTTGGAGGTGTAATTAATCATTCTCTTATGCTAG CAATACATGAAATAGCACATAATCTTGCCTTTGGGCATGCTAGACCTCGGGCCAATAGATTATTTGGGTATTTTGCTAATTTACCTATAGGTATACCTATATCTAGTAGCTTTAAAAAATACCACCTTATACATCATCGT tATCAAGGAGACGAAGTATTAGATACTGATTTACCAACATTATTGGAAGCTAAATTATTCTGTACAACATTTGGAAAGTTTTGTTGGATATGTTTGCAACCATTTTTTTATGCATTTAGACCTTTTTttgtttatccactaaaacccacattaatagaatttataaatttagCGATACAACTTACATTTGATGCATTGGTATGGTACTTTTTAG GTGGAAAGGTGATAGTCTATTTACTTTCTGGATCAGTAATGGCAATGGGTTTGCATCCTGTAGCTGGCCATTTTATATCAGAACATTATATGTATGCCAAAGGTTTTGAAACATACAGTTACTATGGTCCATTAAATTGGATTACATTTAACGTTGGATATCATAATGAACATCATGATTTTCCTGCTGTTCCTGGTTCAAGATTACCAGAT GTAAAACGTATAGCTTCCGAATATTATGATACTTTACCACAGCACAATTCTTGGATCTCTGTTTTATATGATTTTGTTATGGATCCTGATATAGGTCCATATGCAAGAATGAAGAGAAAACATAGGGGACTATCTTCATAA
- the Ifc gene encoding delta4-sphingolipid-FADS-like protein ifc isoform X2, whose protein sequence is MGQHVTKTDFEWVYTEEPHASRRKIILEKYPQITKLFGHDPMFKWIVTGMVLIQLITMFFVKDLNYPMLLLLAYCFGGVINHSLMLAIHEIAHNLAFGHARPRANRLFGYFANLPIGIPISSSFKKYHLIHHRYQGDEVLDTDLPTLLEAKLFCTTFGKFCWICLQPFFYAFRPFFVYPLKPTLIEFINLAIQLTFDALVWYFLGGKVIVYLLSGSVMAMGLHPVAGHFISEHYMYAKGFETYSYYGPLNWITFNVGYHNEHHDFPAVPGSRLPDYCLSP, encoded by the exons ATGGGTCAACACGTTACGAAGACCGACTTCGAATGGGTTTATACGGAAGAACCgcatgcatcacgtcgtaaaatAATTTTAG AGAAATATCCACAAATAACGAAATTGTTTGGACATGATCCAATGTTTAAATGGATAGTCACAGGAATGGTTTTAATTCAATTAATAACCATGTTTTTTGTAAAAGATTTAAACTATCCAATGTTGTTGCTTTTAGCATACTGTTTTGGAGGTGTAATTAATCATTCTCTTATGCTAG CAATACATGAAATAGCACATAATCTTGCCTTTGGGCATGCTAGACCTCGGGCCAATAGATTATTTGGGTATTTTGCTAATTTACCTATAGGTATACCTATATCTAGTAGCTTTAAAAAATACCACCTTATACATCATCGT tATCAAGGAGACGAAGTATTAGATACTGATTTACCAACATTATTGGAAGCTAAATTATTCTGTACAACATTTGGAAAGTTTTGTTGGATATGTTTGCAACCATTTTTTTATGCATTTAGACCTTTTTttgtttatccactaaaacccacattaatagaatttataaatttagCGATACAACTTACATTTGATGCATTGGTATGGTACTTTTTAG GTGGAAAGGTGATAGTCTATTTACTTTCTGGATCAGTAATGGCAATGGGTTTGCATCCTGTAGCTGGCCATTTTATATCAGAACATTATATGTATGCCAAAGGTTTTGAAACATACAGTTACTATGGTCCATTAAATTGGATTACATTTAACGTTGGATATCATAATGAACATCATGATTTTCCTGCTGTTCCTGGTTCAAGATTACCAGAT TACTGCCTCTCTCCTTGA